From one Nitrosococcus halophilus Nc 4 genomic stretch:
- a CDS encoding FAD-dependent oxidoreductase codes for MKISYTKNLTPSLADALLVATGRRPNTEDLALSRTGVETDEKGWVQVDAHLRTTHPDIYAYGDVTGQAMFKHTSSYEGELAYKNSQGANLEISYGANPHAIFSDPQVGSVGLTERACKAKGLRYKAIKKDYAGIAKGQIIGSPPGFAKLLVEEGTDRILGFHMIGPQAADLVHEVVVAMSTREGTAHLIRRTIHIHPTLPELIRQVFDEAGQ; via the coding sequence GTGAAAATTAGTTACACAAAAAACTTGACACCCTCGCTAGCCGATGCGCTACTGGTGGCGACCGGACGCCGCCCCAACACCGAGGACCTCGCACTCAGCAGGACCGGTGTCGAAACCGATGAAAAAGGATGGGTCCAGGTCGACGCGCACCTGCGAACCACCCACCCTGACATCTATGCCTACGGCGACGTGACGGGGCAGGCCATGTTCAAACACACCTCAAGCTATGAGGGCGAACTCGCCTACAAGAATTCCCAAGGAGCAAACCTCGAGATCTCCTACGGAGCTAACCCCCATGCGATCTTCAGCGATCCTCAGGTCGGCTCGGTGGGCTTGACAGAGCGCGCTTGCAAGGCGAAAGGCTTACGCTACAAGGCTATCAAGAAAGACTACGCAGGCATCGCCAAGGGGCAAATCATCGGCTCACCACCAGGTTTTGCCAAACTCCTGGTCGAGGAAGGCACCGACCGTATCCTTGGCTTTCATATGATCGGCCCCCAAGCGGCCGATCTCGTCCACGAGGTAGTCGTAGCTATGAGCACTAGAGAGGGCACCGCCCATCTCATTCGCAGAACGATCCACATTCACCCGACTTTGCCGGAGCTCATCCGGCAGGTTTTCGATGAGGCTGGCCAATAA
- a CDS encoding FAD-dependent oxidoreductase encodes MGIFSMKRLGLIVLILILVGAFFYFEGPQYLDLDVLKAQQERLQQTIAGAPVVSVTVFFIAYVLVTALSLPGAAVMTIAGGALFGLLAGTLIVSFASTLGATLAFWSSRFLFRESLRQRYDKTVQRVDERMVVDGPFYLASLRLVPVFPFFVINIVMGLTGIRTWTFYWVSQLAMLPGTLVYVNAGTQLAAIKKVGDILSLPLLFSFLLLALFPLIAKFLLALLQRARLYKQFTKPKRFDYNLLVIGAGSAGLVSAYIGATVKAKVALIERDKMGGDCLNTGCVPSKALIQSSRIAEAMRQADRYGLPVVSPQIPFAPVMERIQKVIKQVEPHDSVERYTRLGVDCIQGEATLISPWEVEVKGAEGSTRRVTAKATIIATGGRPFVPPIEGIDQVEPLTSDTIWQLRKLPQRLLVLGGGPIGCELAQAFARLGARVTLVEMGEQLLSKEDPDASAEVLRHFGKEGIEVKLQYKVARFGIEEGEKVAYCEHADGELGIPFDQVLVAVGRTANTENLGLENLGLKTGKGGTLPVEEDMSVCYPNLFACGDAAGPYQFTHVAAHQAWFAAANALFGNFKRFRVDYSVIPWVTFTSPEVGRVGLNETEAKEQGVEYEVTRYGLEDLDRAIAESEAYGYIKVLTPPGKDRILGATIVGPHGAELLTEFILAMKHKIGLNKILGTIHPYPTWNEAVKFTAGEWKKAHAPEKVLRWLERFHRWRIG; translated from the coding sequence ATGGGAATATTTTCAATGAAGCGCCTAGGGCTTATCGTTCTAATTTTGATTCTGGTCGGCGCCTTTTTTTACTTTGAAGGCCCTCAATACCTTGATCTCGATGTTTTGAAAGCGCAGCAAGAGCGGCTCCAGCAGACCATTGCAGGGGCACCGGTAGTTTCAGTGACGGTATTCTTCATCGCTTATGTTTTGGTCACCGCCCTCTCCTTGCCGGGGGCCGCGGTGATGACCATTGCGGGGGGCGCCTTATTCGGCCTGCTAGCCGGTACTCTCATCGTTTCCTTCGCATCTACATTGGGAGCGACACTGGCTTTTTGGTCTTCCCGCTTTTTATTTCGAGAATCGCTTCGCCAACGGTATGACAAGACCGTCCAACGGGTAGATGAGCGGATGGTGGTCGACGGCCCCTTTTATCTGGCTAGCCTACGGTTGGTGCCGGTCTTTCCCTTTTTTGTGATCAATATCGTCATGGGGCTGACCGGAATTCGCACTTGGACTTTTTATTGGGTGAGTCAGTTGGCCATGCTCCCCGGTACGCTCGTCTATGTGAATGCGGGGACCCAGTTGGCAGCGATCAAGAAGGTAGGTGATATTTTGTCGCTCCCGTTGCTTTTTTCCTTCTTATTGCTGGCGTTGTTTCCTCTGATTGCCAAATTCTTGCTGGCGCTTCTCCAGCGTGCCCGCCTGTATAAGCAGTTCACTAAGCCTAAGCGCTTTGACTACAATTTGTTGGTGATCGGCGCCGGTTCGGCGGGTTTGGTCTCGGCTTATATCGGCGCCACGGTAAAAGCCAAAGTCGCCTTGATTGAGCGGGATAAGATGGGCGGCGACTGCCTCAATACCGGCTGCGTCCCCTCCAAAGCATTGATTCAATCGTCGCGGATCGCTGAGGCCATGCGTCAGGCTGACCGTTACGGCTTGCCCGTGGTGAGTCCACAGATCCCTTTTGCGCCGGTGATGGAGCGCATTCAAAAGGTGATCAAGCAAGTCGAGCCCCATGATTCGGTGGAGCGCTATACCCGTCTGGGTGTGGATTGCATCCAAGGGGAGGCGACTCTCATTTCGCCCTGGGAAGTAGAAGTGAAAGGAGCCGAGGGTTCCACCCGCCGGGTCACCGCCAAGGCCACTATCATCGCCACCGGCGGCCGCCCCTTTGTGCCGCCTATCGAAGGCATCGACCAAGTTGAGCCGCTGACTTCCGATACCATTTGGCAACTGAGAAAACTTCCCCAACGGCTGCTGGTGCTAGGGGGCGGTCCTATCGGCTGCGAGTTAGCCCAGGCTTTTGCTCGGTTAGGCGCGCGGGTCACCCTAGTGGAAATGGGCGAGCAATTGCTATCCAAGGAGGATCCAGATGCCAGTGCCGAGGTTCTGAGGCATTTTGGCAAGGAAGGCATTGAAGTGAAGCTCCAGTACAAGGTCGCTCGGTTTGGAATTGAGGAGGGCGAGAAAGTGGCCTACTGCGAGCACGCCGACGGGGAGTTGGGGATTCCCTTCGATCAGGTTTTGGTGGCCGTGGGCCGCACGGCCAATACCGAGAATTTGGGCTTAGAGAACCTGGGTCTCAAAACCGGCAAAGGCGGTACTTTGCCGGTGGAGGAGGACATGAGCGTCTGTTATCCGAATCTGTTCGCCTGCGGCGATGCCGCCGGCCCTTATCAGTTTACCCATGTGGCGGCTCACCAGGCCTGGTTTGCGGCAGCCAACGCCCTGTTCGGCAACTTCAAGCGCTTTAGGGTGGATTATTCGGTGATTCCCTGGGTCACCTTTACTTCCCCTGAAGTGGGCCGGGTCGGCCTCAATGAAACGGAGGCCAAGGAGCAAGGGGTGGAATATGAGGTGACCCGCTATGGTCTTGAGGATCTGGATAGGGCCATTGCCGAAAGCGAAGCCTACGGCTATATCAAAGTGCTGACGCCGCCGGGCAAGGATCGCATTCTGGGCGCGACCATTGTCGGTCCCCATGGGGCTGAATTGTTGACGGAATTCATTCTTGCTATGAAGCACAAGATTGGCCTCAATAAGATTCTGGGAACTATCCATCCCTATCCCACCTGGAATGAAGCAGTCAAGTTCACAGCGGGGGAGTGGAAGAAAGCCCATGCCCCTGAGAAGGTATTGCGCTGGCTAGAGCGCTTTCATCGCTGGCGCATTGGCTAG
- a CDS encoding DUF3047 domain-containing protein, with protein sequence MFTELLFGNKENLLRTAFAGLWVLTAGMAPVQAEDVQLGFQNAAAWTQWEKITFPRTAETQYIFEEKTQTVCTLAEDSASGMAIEFPGTLEEYPLLSWEWKIDRVLAKGDARKKEGDDYAARIYINFERDARLSWWERTKAAVFETFYGQDIPGQTLNFIWANQLEIGKIVPSPYTEHARMVALQRGNDRAGEWIQQEVNILQWHYQAFEADPPPVHSVAIMTDSDDTGETVRACFRNIVVKSNTALPRPPIH encoded by the coding sequence ATGTTTACTGAATTATTGTTTGGGAATAAAGAGAATTTGTTAAGGACGGCTTTCGCCGGTTTATGGGTCCTAACCGCAGGGATGGCTCCTGTTCAGGCTGAAGATGTCCAACTTGGATTTCAGAATGCAGCCGCATGGACCCAATGGGAGAAAATCACTTTCCCCCGAACAGCAGAAACCCAGTATATCTTCGAGGAGAAAACCCAAACTGTTTGCACACTGGCTGAAGACTCAGCGTCGGGAATGGCTATTGAGTTCCCTGGCACACTGGAAGAATATCCACTGTTAAGCTGGGAATGGAAAATCGACCGTGTGCTTGCAAAAGGAGACGCACGGAAGAAGGAAGGAGACGATTACGCCGCCCGGATATACATTAATTTTGAACGGGATGCCCGGCTAAGCTGGTGGGAACGGACCAAGGCGGCGGTATTTGAAACCTTCTATGGCCAGGATATCCCAGGACAAACATTAAATTTTATTTGGGCGAATCAACTTGAGATAGGAAAAATCGTGCCCAGCCCTTACACTGAACATGCCCGAATGGTAGCGCTTCAAAGGGGAAATGACCGGGCTGGAGAATGGATTCAGCAGGAAGTGAATATTCTGCAGTGGCACTATCAAGCCTTTGAAGCCGATCCCCCACCGGTCCATTCCGTGGCCATAATGACCGACAGTGATGATACGGGTGAAACAGTCAGGGCCTGTTTCCGCAATATCGTGGTTAAGTCAAATACCGCTCTGCCCAGGCCGCCAATACATTAG
- a CDS encoding haloacid dehalogenase, with translation MVDVGAVAEACKEVAPDPIAFNNQWRAKQLEYTFLRTLMGKYRDFWKVTEKDRNNLIATHP, from the coding sequence ATGGTTGATGTTGGCGCTGTCGCAGAAGCATGCAAAGAAGTGGCTCCAGATCCAATCGCTTTTAACAATCAGTGGCGAGCCAAGCAGCTTGAGTATACTTTTCTGCGGACGCTGATGGGAAAATACCGTGATTTCTGGAAAGTGACCGAAAAAGATCGGAACAACCTCATAGCGACTCATCCCTAG
- a CDS encoding flavodoxin family protein: protein MFYHALVLNCTLKKSPEISHTEALIRKVTELMEPLGVEAEILRPVDYSICFGVSSDEGEGDQWPQILNKVKAADILIIGTNLRQLTEHVRDNG, encoded by the coding sequence GTGTTCTATCATGCGCTTGTTCTAAACTGCACTCTCAAGAAGAGTCCGGAGATATCCCACACGGAAGCCCTGATTCGCAAGGTAACGGAGTTGATGGAGCCCCTCGGAGTGGAGGCGGAAATCCTTCGGCCGGTGGACTACTCGATCTGCTTCGGGGTATCCTCGGACGAGGGTGAAGGCGACCAGTGGCCCCAAATTCTCAATAAGGTCAAGGCCGCCGACATACTGATTATCGGCACCAATCTGCGCCAACTCACGGAGCATGTACGGGACAATGGTTGA